One Micrococcales bacterium DNA window includes the following coding sequences:
- the glgP gene encoding alpha-glucan family phosphorylase, which yields MRLIRRFTVRTVLPEAIAALDQLATNLRWSWHAPTRELFRQIDPEAWDELHGDPVALLGSLGPGRLDELAANAGFIDQVNGAANDLSEYMHSPRWYQQQPADLPAGIAYFSPEFGITAALPQYSGGLGILAGDHLKSASDLGVPLIGVGLLYSSGYFKQALTRDGWQSETYPVLDPDGLPLCLLRDQDARPVMVELALPENRRLRAHIWKAQVGRVPLLLLDSNVPANDEQARLVTDRLYGGGGEHRLEQELLLGMGGVKAVRAYCALTSTTAPEVFHTNEGHAGFLGIERIKEYVAGGLSFAEGLEAVRGSTVFTTHTPVPAGIDRFDTSLVAHYFSGDLAIEGISTEDILSLGAEDYEGGNRQVFNMAVMGLRLAGRSNGVSLLHGEVSRKMFSGLWPGFDASEVPISSITNGVHAPTWTEPAFSEIEASFGVDAGSGVGAWAHAAAAWLDPSDVSDERLWTLRREARAQLVLDARRRLRQSHLRRGASPAELGWIDQALSPDVLTIGFARRVPTYKRLTLMLRDPERLRQLLLDPDRPIQLVIAGKAHPADEQGKSLIRELVRFTDDPELRHRIVFLPNYDMGMARTLFPGCDVWLNNPLRPLEACGTSGMKAALNGALNLSILDGWWDEWYDGTNGWAIPTADGVQDAGRRDDLEAAALYDLITDQVAPRFYNNDDRGLPATWLEMVRHTLATLAPKVQATRMVAEYVDRLYAPAAALGRDLSQNGATAAKELAAWKAKIRRAWPQVKVEHVESGGVDDVVQVGDTLTVTAYVCLGELTPDDVEVQVAFGRATEGDSLKPGYATLPLGVLHTYDAGNFGFVGDVTLDISGPFGYTVRIVPRHRHLVSSADMGLVASAS from the coding sequence GTGAGACTGATTCGTCGCTTCACCGTAAGGACCGTCCTGCCTGAGGCCATCGCCGCCCTGGACCAACTGGCTACCAATCTGCGTTGGTCTTGGCACGCCCCCACCCGTGAACTGTTCAGGCAGATCGACCCAGAGGCCTGGGATGAGTTGCACGGTGACCCGGTCGCACTACTGGGCTCACTTGGACCTGGCCGGCTTGATGAACTGGCCGCCAACGCCGGCTTTATTGACCAGGTCAACGGCGCAGCCAATGATTTGAGCGAATACATGCACTCGCCGCGCTGGTACCAACAGCAACCGGCTGATCTACCAGCTGGTATTGCCTATTTCTCACCTGAATTCGGCATCACCGCGGCTTTGCCGCAATACTCCGGCGGCCTTGGCATTTTGGCCGGCGACCACCTCAAGTCCGCCTCTGACCTGGGAGTTCCCCTAATCGGGGTGGGGTTGTTGTACTCCTCGGGTTATTTCAAACAGGCCCTAACTCGCGACGGCTGGCAATCTGAGACCTATCCCGTGCTCGACCCAGATGGGCTGCCCTTATGCCTGCTGCGTGACCAAGACGCAAGGCCCGTCATGGTCGAACTGGCTCTACCGGAGAATCGCAGGCTGCGAGCCCACATTTGGAAGGCCCAAGTCGGTCGGGTGCCGCTGCTGCTGTTGGACTCCAATGTGCCTGCCAACGACGAACAGGCCCGTTTGGTGACAGACCGGCTTTACGGCGGCGGTGGCGAACACCGGCTAGAACAAGAACTGCTGCTCGGCATGGGTGGGGTCAAGGCCGTGCGGGCCTACTGCGCCCTAACATCAACCACCGCGCCGGAGGTGTTCCACACAAACGAGGGACACGCCGGCTTCCTGGGCATCGAACGGATCAAGGAATATGTGGCCGGAGGCTTGAGCTTCGCCGAGGGGTTGGAGGCCGTGCGCGGCTCAACCGTCTTCACCACCCACACCCCGGTGCCGGCTGGCATTGACCGTTTCGACACCTCCTTGGTGGCGCACTACTTCAGCGGCGATCTGGCCATCGAAGGGATCAGCACCGAAGACATCTTGAGCCTTGGCGCCGAAGACTACGAAGGCGGCAACCGGCAGGTTTTCAACATGGCGGTAATGGGCCTGCGCCTGGCCGGGCGGTCAAACGGTGTCTCGCTGCTGCACGGCGAGGTCTCAAGGAAAATGTTTTCCGGCCTGTGGCCTGGTTTCGATGCCAGCGAGGTGCCAATCAGCTCAATCACCAACGGCGTGCACGCGCCGACCTGGACCGAACCGGCTTTCAGCGAGATCGAAGCTTCGTTTGGGGTCGACGCCGGCTCTGGAGTCGGGGCTTGGGCCCACGCTGCGGCAGCCTGGCTTGACCCTTCCGATGTCAGCGATGAACGTCTTTGGACCCTGCGGCGTGAAGCCCGAGCCCAGTTGGTGCTTGACGCTAGGCGACGGTTGCGCCAAAGCCACCTGCGCCGCGGCGCCAGCCCAGCCGAGCTCGGCTGGATCGACCAGGCCCTCTCGCCTGACGTCCTGACAATCGGTTTTGCCCGGCGGGTGCCGACCTACAAACGTCTGACCTTGATGTTGCGTGACCCAGAACGACTGCGGCAGCTGCTCTTGGACCCCGACCGGCCAATCCAGCTGGTCATTGCTGGCAAAGCCCATCCAGCTGACGAACAAGGCAAGTCATTGATCCGCGAGCTGGTCCGTTTCACCGATGATCCGGAATTGCGCCACCGCATTGTCTTCTTGCCCAACTACGACATGGGCATGGCCCGGACCTTGTTCCCGGGCTGTGACGTTTGGCTAAACAATCCGCTTAGGCCGCTGGAGGCCTGCGGCACCAGTGGTATGAAAGCCGCCTTGAACGGCGCGCTGAACCTGTCCATCCTCGATGGCTGGTGGGACGAGTGGTACGACGGCACCAACGGCTGGGCCATTCCCACGGCCGATGGCGTTCAAGACGCCGGCCGGCGCGACGACTTGGAAGCAGCCGCCCTCTACGACCTGATTACCGACCAGGTGGCGCCGCGTTTCTACAACAATGATGACCGCGGTCTGCCGGCGACTTGGCTCGAGATGGTCCGCCACACCCTGGCCACATTGGCGCCCAAGGTTCAGGCCACCCGGATGGTGGCGGAATACGTCGACCGGCTCTACGCCCCGGCCGCCGCCCTGGGCCGGGATTTGAGCCAGAACGGCGCCACCGCGGCCAAAGAACTGGCCGCCTGGAAAGCCAAGATTCGCCGGGCTTGGCCCCAGGTCAAAGTCGAACATGTCGAATCTGGTGGCGTCGACGACGTGGTCCAGGTTGGCGACACTCTGACGGTGACGGCTTACGTTTGCCTGGGCGAGCTAACGCCTGATGATGTCGAAGTGCAGGTGGCCTTCGGCCGGGCGACAGAGGGCGACAGCCTGAAGCCCGGCTATGCCACACTGCCGCTTGGGGTTCTCCACACCTACGATGCCGGTAACTTCGGTTTTGTTGGCGATGTCACCTTGGACATTTCCGGACCATTTGGTTACACCGTGCGGATTGTGCCGCGCCATCGCCACCTGGTCTCGTCAGCCGATATGGGCCTGGTGGCCAGCGCCAGCTAA
- a CDS encoding histidine phosphatase family protein translates to MSSSHLEVQAFGARRLVLLRHAKAVTGEWGLDSERSLAPRGQRQAAAVGRDLAATGFEPDLALVSSAKRTEQTYQLVAVNAGWKLAPQLSGELYRAYVDELLELLRQVDPAWHRVLVVGHEPTMSATAKALAGPASNGQALACLQRGMPTAARAVLDFACTWAELSAGAGALAELVASGH, encoded by the coding sequence ATGTCGTCTAGTCACCTTGAGGTCCAAGCTTTCGGCGCTCGCCGGCTGGTTTTGTTGCGTCACGCCAAGGCGGTCACCGGCGAATGGGGTCTAGACAGCGAACGATCATTGGCCCCTCGCGGCCAGCGTCAGGCCGCCGCTGTGGGCCGCGACCTAGCTGCAACCGGTTTCGAACCGGATTTGGCCTTGGTCTCCAGCGCCAAAAGGACCGAGCAGACCTATCAGCTGGTCGCGGTGAACGCCGGTTGGAAGTTGGCGCCCCAGCTAAGCGGCGAGCTCTACCGGGCCTACGTCGATGAGCTGCTCGAGCTGTTGAGACAGGTCGACCCGGCCTGGCACCGGGTGCTTGTCGTGGGCCACGAACCGACTATGTCCGCCACCGCCAAGGCCCTGGCGGGCCCAGCCTCAAACGGCCAGGCCTTGGCCTGCTTGCAGCGGGGCATGCCCACTGCGGCCCGAGCAGTCCTTGATTTCGCCTGCACCTGGGCGGAGCTGTCCGCCGGTGCCGGCGCCCTGGCTGAGCTGGTCGCCTCAGGTCACTAA
- a CDS encoding DUF885 domain-containing protein: MSPNTAPAGRSPSPIDQLAERYHDGVVALSPILATSLGVKGHDAELDDFSPAAQQTRIDLVRQSLARLDKLTPQDSTDQVTAAALRERLGLELELDQAGEFTRNLNNVDSPIQYIRDVFDLMETTTEHDWATIARRLAAVPEALRSYARTLDLGLRTGQLPAGRQVSVGIGQAEELAQAGSSLDQLAQRGAAQVGPALAGDLAVAASEARRGFADLAEHLATQIAPAAPKPDGVGRERYKLWSRYFLGTAVDLDQTYQWGLDQLEAITAEQGDLAQALYGQGTSVEAAYQRLDQDPRYTLTGADALERYMNDLANQAMSELDGTSFDLPEPVKRLEGRIAPSGSGGIYYTAPTEDFSRPGIMWWSVPAGIETFHTWRERTTVFHEGVPGHHLQLGLATYLADSLNRWRRLGLWCSGHGEGWALYAEALMGELGFMDDAGDRLGMLDAMRLRAARVALDIGVHLGKDFPKRWGGGGRWDAAKAHRFLRANVAMDDSFVDFELERYLGWPGQAPSYLIGLQQWQDLRRSCQAAAEAGGANFDLKSFHAQALALGSLGLDTLRQALLGLPDVV, encoded by the coding sequence GTGAGCCCCAACACCGCCCCGGCCGGGCGGAGCCCAAGCCCAATCGACCAATTGGCCGAGCGCTACCACGACGGTGTAGTCGCGCTTAGCCCCATCCTGGCCACCTCGCTGGGTGTCAAGGGACATGACGCAGAGCTCGATGACTTTTCGCCCGCCGCTCAGCAAACCCGCATTGACTTGGTCCGCCAGTCGCTGGCCAGACTCGACAAGCTGACCCCGCAAGACTCCACTGATCAAGTGACGGCGGCGGCGCTGCGTGAACGGCTGGGCCTGGAGCTTGAACTAGACCAGGCCGGTGAGTTCACGCGAAACCTAAACAACGTCGACAGCCCAATCCAGTACATACGCGATGTCTTCGACCTGATGGAGACCACCACTGAGCACGATTGGGCCACTATCGCTCGCCGCCTGGCCGCCGTACCAGAAGCCTTGCGTTCATACGCGCGGACCCTTGACCTGGGCCTGCGCACGGGCCAACTGCCGGCTGGCAGGCAGGTGAGTGTCGGCATCGGGCAAGCCGAAGAACTGGCCCAGGCGGGCTCGAGTCTCGATCAATTGGCCCAGCGAGGCGCCGCGCAAGTCGGTCCGGCCCTGGCTGGGGACCTGGCCGTAGCCGCCTCCGAGGCCCGGCGAGGCTTCGCCGACCTGGCGGAACACCTGGCCACCCAGATCGCCCCGGCCGCCCCAAAGCCAGATGGTGTTGGCCGCGAGCGCTACAAGCTGTGGTCGCGCTACTTCCTGGGCACGGCCGTCGACCTGGACCAGACCTACCAGTGGGGTCTGGACCAACTGGAGGCGATCACGGCCGAGCAAGGCGACTTGGCCCAGGCGCTGTACGGCCAAGGCACCAGCGTCGAGGCGGCCTACCAGCGCCTCGACCAGGACCCGCGCTACACCCTAACCGGCGCGGACGCCCTTGAGCGATACATGAATGACCTGGCCAACCAAGCCATGTCTGAGCTGGACGGGACCTCTTTCGACCTGCCCGAGCCGGTCAAACGTCTAGAGGGCAGAATCGCGCCGAGCGGCTCCGGAGGCATTTACTACACTGCGCCAACTGAAGACTTCTCCAGGCCAGGCATCATGTGGTGGTCGGTGCCGGCCGGCATCGAGACCTTCCACACCTGGCGCGAGCGGACCACCGTTTTCCACGAGGGCGTGCCCGGCCACCACCTCCAGCTCGGCCTGGCCACCTACTTAGCGGACAGTCTCAACCGCTGGCGGCGACTGGGCCTGTGGTGTTCTGGTCACGGCGAAGGCTGGGCGCTTTACGCCGAGGCTCTGATGGGCGAGCTGGGCTTCATGGACGATGCGGGCGACCGCCTGGGCATGCTCGACGCGATGCGGCTGAGGGCAGCCCGCGTGGCCCTGGATATCGGCGTTCACCTGGGCAAAGACTTCCCTAAGCGTTGGGGTGGCGGCGGGAGGTGGGATGCGGCCAAGGCGCATCGTTTCCTGCGCGCCAACGTGGCCATGGATGATTCGTTTGTCGACTTTGAGCTTGAACGTTACTTGGGTTGGCCAGGCCAGGCACCCAGCTATCTAATTGGCCTGCAACAGTGGCAGGACCTGCGCCGCAGCTGCCAGGCGGCGGCTGAAGCGGGCGGCGCGAACTTCGACCTGAAGTCGTTCCACGCCCAGGCGCTGGCGCTGGGGTCGCTTGGGTTGGACACGCTGCGCCAAGCGCTGCTCGGGCTGCCCGATGTCGTCTAG
- the glgB gene encoding 1,4-alpha-glucan branching protein GlgB codes for MSMDLVPVPVDSSVLWEVAHGMNHDPHAVLGPHAYQGGVTIRTLRPLADEVLIVTPDGRVEASHEQDGIWVAVIEGEEVPDYRVRTTYGDAVELVDDPYRFMPSLGELDLQLIHEGRHEELWRALGSQVRTYPSVLGEVRGTSFAVWAPEAQAVRVIGDFNSWTSGATAMRSLGNTGVWEVFVPDVTPGNLYRYEIQTKDGMWVQKADPMARRCELPPATASMVEESAYTWQDQDWLDQRASFDPHHGPMSVYEVHMGSWQEGLSYSQAADELVEYVSALGFTHVEFMPLAEHPYAPSWGYQVTGYFAPTSRFGSPDDLRYLIDKLHQAGIGVIMDWVPAHFPKDGFALARFDGSALYEYADPRQGEHPDWGTLVFNYGRTEVRNFLVANACYWYEEFHVDALRVDAVASMLYLDYSRDEGQWVPNAYGGRENLEAIGFLQETCATAYKRYPGVIMIAEESTAWPGVTQATSAGGLGFGLKWNMGWMNDTLRYLEEDPVHRKYHHGEVTFSLVYAFSENFILPLSHDEVVHGKGSLVGKLPGDRWQKLAGLRGLYSYQWSHPGKQLLFMGSEFGQEAEWNSGQSLDWWSMDNADQAGVAALVARLNTVYKQHPALWQQDSDPAGFEWIDADDADHNVLAYIRKAEDGSMVVAVINFAGTPHEGYRLALPKGGAWTEIMNSDATEYGGSGVGNLGAVEAEALPWHGRDHSAVIRIGPLGAVWFAPAEGSKDPKGSEDPEDTED; via the coding sequence ATGAGCATGGACCTCGTCCCCGTCCCGGTTGATTCATCAGTACTTTGGGAAGTCGCCCACGGTATGAACCACGACCCACACGCAGTGCTTGGGCCGCATGCCTACCAGGGCGGCGTCACCATTAGGACCCTGCGACCCCTGGCCGACGAAGTCCTGATTGTGACACCTGATGGTCGGGTCGAAGCCTCGCACGAACAGGACGGCATTTGGGTGGCCGTGATCGAAGGCGAAGAGGTACCGGACTACCGCGTCAGGACCACCTACGGTGACGCCGTCGAGCTGGTCGACGACCCTTACCGCTTCATGCCATCACTGGGTGAACTCGACTTGCAGCTAATCCACGAGGGCCGCCACGAAGAGCTCTGGCGCGCCCTGGGCTCGCAGGTGCGGACCTACCCCTCAGTCCTAGGTGAGGTCCGGGGTACCTCATTTGCCGTCTGGGCTCCTGAGGCCCAAGCCGTCAGGGTGATTGGCGATTTCAACTCCTGGACCTCGGGCGCCACAGCCATGCGCTCCCTGGGCAACACCGGGGTTTGGGAAGTGTTCGTACCCGATGTCACCCCGGGCAACCTCTACCGCTACGAAATCCAGACCAAGGACGGCATGTGGGTGCAAAAGGCCGACCCGATGGCCCGGCGCTGCGAACTGCCGCCCGCCACCGCCTCGATGGTGGAGGAATCCGCCTACACCTGGCAAGACCAGGACTGGCTCGACCAGCGGGCCTCGTTTGACCCGCACCACGGCCCGATGTCGGTCTACGAAGTTCACATGGGTTCGTGGCAGGAAGGTTTGAGCTACTCTCAGGCCGCCGATGAACTGGTCGAATATGTCTCCGCCTTGGGTTTCACCCACGTTGAGTTTATGCCGCTGGCCGAGCATCCTTACGCGCCCTCATGGGGTTACCAAGTCACCGGCTACTTCGCCCCGACTTCCCGCTTTGGCTCACCAGACGACCTGCGCTACCTGATCGACAAACTGCACCAGGCCGGCATCGGCGTCATCATGGACTGGGTGCCGGCGCATTTCCCCAAAGATGGCTTTGCGCTAGCCCGTTTCGATGGTTCGGCTCTCTACGAATATGCCGACCCCCGCCAGGGCGAACACCCGGACTGGGGCACGCTGGTGTTCAACTATGGCCGGACCGAAGTGCGTAACTTCCTGGTGGCCAACGCCTGCTATTGGTACGAGGAGTTCCATGTCGACGCTCTTAGGGTCGACGCGGTCGCTTCGATGCTTTACCTCGATTACTCGCGCGACGAGGGCCAATGGGTGCCAAACGCCTATGGCGGACGCGAAAACCTCGAGGCCATTGGCTTCTTGCAGGAAACCTGCGCCACAGCCTACAAACGCTATCCCGGTGTCATCATGATTGCCGAAGAATCGACCGCTTGGCCCGGGGTGACACAGGCGACCTCAGCCGGTGGGCTGGGCTTTGGGCTGAAGTGGAATATGGGTTGGATGAACGACACTCTGCGCTACTTAGAAGAGGATCCGGTTCACCGCAAGTATCACCACGGCGAGGTCACCTTCTCGCTGGTTTACGCCTTCTCAGAGAACTTCATCCTGCCGCTGTCGCACGATGAGGTTGTGCACGGCAAGGGTTCGCTGGTCGGCAAGCTGCCGGGCGACCGTTGGCAAAAGCTGGCCGGTCTGCGCGGGCTGTACTCCTATCAGTGGTCCCATCCGGGCAAACAGCTGCTCTTTATGGGCAGCGAGTTTGGTCAAGAAGCCGAGTGGAACTCTGGCCAATCGCTCGACTGGTGGTCGATGGACAACGCCGATCAGGCCGGTGTGGCTGCCCTGGTGGCGCGGCTCAACACGGTCTACAAGCAGCACCCGGCGCTGTGGCAGCAGGATTCCGACCCGGCCGGCTTTGAGTGGATCGACGCCGATGACGCCGACCACAACGTACTGGCCTACATTCGCAAGGCCGAGGATGGCTCAATGGTGGTGGCTGTGATCAACTTCGCCGGCACTCCGCATGAGGGCTACCGGCTGGCCTTGCCTAAGGGCGGCGCCTGGACGGAGATCATGAACTCTGACGCCACCGAATATGGCGGCTCTGGCGTGGGCAACCTTGGCGCGGTTGAGGCCGAGGCCCTGCCCTGGCACGGTCGCGATCATTCTGCTGTCATCCGGATTGGCCCGCTGGGTGCGGTCTGGTTCGCGCCGGCTGAAGGCTCTAAGGACCCTAAGGGCTCTGAAGACCCTGAAGACACTGAGGACTGA
- a CDS encoding GNAT family N-acetyltransferase, translating to MSFTDDAVAAIVPAQVVSVGPDRLEEVMDFDGLVWGEEHPASEAAYLRDLIEWDRSFGLETDRQLVGFCSAFSFDVPVPGGQRLDIGGLTAVGVHPAYRRRGFLKALLARHFQDCWDRGEPVSLLFASEPEIYGRFGYGVTSRAACLTIPRGTELRPVPGCDATSVVIETAEYDRHAAIVKEVCLAAGQGPLARPAWTLPTTEGEWRRWFYNPPETHRKVERRRIAVVWTDGRPTGVAIFRRDGKWGDWVPEATLEVILLVALDPASHHSLWSTLLHMDLVKTIKTDLMPLDEPLFAQVTDPRPIRAPVIDCLHARVLDLPAALEARRYGAPIDVAMAVTDRHFPSNAGLWRLVGGPDRATVTRLGEPPVDPTVADLTLDIREVGAIFFGGISAAALVAGGLIQARDSSPAHAVDLAFRSPLHPASPYGW from the coding sequence ATGAGCTTTACTGACGACGCCGTAGCCGCCATCGTTCCGGCCCAGGTGGTGTCGGTTGGCCCGGACCGGCTGGAAGAAGTGATGGACTTCGACGGTTTGGTTTGGGGCGAGGAACACCCGGCATCGGAGGCTGCCTACCTGCGTGACCTGATCGAATGGGACCGCAGCTTTGGCCTGGAGACCGACAGGCAATTGGTTGGCTTTTGTTCGGCCTTTAGCTTCGATGTGCCGGTGCCCGGCGGCCAGCGCCTCGACATTGGCGGGCTGACCGCTGTGGGAGTTCATCCGGCCTACCGCCGGCGCGGTTTCCTCAAAGCCCTCCTGGCCAGGCATTTCCAGGACTGTTGGGACCGGGGCGAACCGGTCTCACTGCTTTTCGCCAGTGAACCGGAGATCTACGGTCGCTTTGGCTACGGCGTTACCAGCCGGGCAGCCTGCCTAACGATCCCGCGCGGCACCGAACTGAGGCCCGTTCCGGGCTGCGACGCCACGTCGGTGGTCATAGAGACGGCCGAATACGATCGCCACGCCGCCATAGTCAAGGAAGTCTGCCTGGCCGCAGGCCAAGGGCCCTTGGCCCGGCCGGCCTGGACCTTGCCGACAACTGAGGGCGAGTGGCGCCGGTGGTTCTACAACCCACCAGAGACCCATCGCAAAGTCGAAAGACGGCGCATCGCGGTGGTTTGGACGGACGGACGGCCCACCGGGGTGGCCATTTTCCGCCGGGACGGCAAATGGGGCGACTGGGTGCCCGAAGCCACCTTAGAGGTGATCCTTTTGGTGGCCCTAGACCCAGCCAGTCACCACTCGCTTTGGTCGACTCTGCTCCACATGGATCTGGTCAAGACCATCAAAACTGATTTGATGCCGCTCGACGAGCCGCTCTTCGCCCAGGTGACTGACCCGCGGCCAATTCGCGCACCAGTCATCGACTGCCTGCACGCCCGTGTCCTGGACTTGCCGGCAGCCCTGGAGGCGCGGCGTTACGGCGCGCCGATCGATGTCGCCATGGCGGTAACCGACCGACATTTTCCGTCGAACGCTGGTTTGTGGAGACTGGTCGGTGGGCCAGATCGGGCCACCGTGACTCGATTGGGCGAGCCGCCGGTTGACCCGACTGTGGCCGATCTGACACTCGACATCAGGGAAGTCGGAGCGATTTTCTTCGGCGGCATCTCGGCCGCCGCCTTGGTCGCAGGGGGCTTGATCCAAGCCCGCGATTCCTCCCCAGCACACGCGGTTGACCTGGCCTTCCGCTCACCGTTGCATCCGGCTTCGCCCTACGGCTGGTGA
- a CDS encoding alpha-1,4-glucan--maltose-1-phosphate maltosyltransferase — protein MNSTAKDTAPVIHWQVRTPRPADRAGIGRIGVTEVSPTCEGGRWPAKAVVGEAVPIEATVFKEGHDAVGATAVLVSPTGQVTRWPMTELSRGLARWGGSVVPDALGEWSFRVEGWFDPYATWHHDAVIKVEADVDTDLMLEMGARLLEQAATALGGEAPAKGQGGGKHAKELTDGPAADGRQLLIEAAAKMRNGALPAAERLAAGAGGEVFDLMRAKPLRLDVTKSATYHLVVQRERALVGSWYEVFPRSVGATFSPETGWVTGNFKTLAANLDRIAEMGFDVLYLTPIHPIGATNRKGRNNSLNARPTDPGSPYAIGTAEGGHDALHPDLGSFDDFDALVARSRLLGMEVAMDIALQCSPDHPWVKSHPEWFIQRPDGSIAYAENPPKKYQDIYPLSFDQDPDGLYLEILRIIRLWVSHGVTIFRVDNPHTKPLVFWERLIAQIAAESPDVIFLSEAFTRPPMMHTLALVGFQQSYTYFAWRNTKEEVCEYLEELAGEWGSFMRPSLWPTTHDILTPYMQQGGLAAHRIRAILAATGAPNYGIYTGYELVEDVARPGAEEAIDNEKYEYKIRDFNTPVAQELSALLTLLNRIKRQHVALRRLRNLTIHTTTDDSTICFSRHVPAEHSPDGKADTIVVLLNLDPHSVREGEVQFDLEALGLDPDQDSFEAYDLLSDQAFTWGETAFFRLDPNGQAGHVVHVR, from the coding sequence GTGAACTCAACGGCGAAAGACACAGCCCCTGTCATCCATTGGCAAGTCAGGACTCCCCGCCCAGCTGATAGAGCCGGCATCGGTCGGATCGGCGTAACTGAGGTCTCACCGACCTGCGAAGGCGGGCGTTGGCCGGCCAAGGCGGTGGTAGGCGAGGCCGTGCCAATCGAGGCCACGGTTTTCAAAGAGGGGCACGATGCCGTAGGCGCCACGGCGGTACTGGTTTCGCCAACCGGGCAGGTCACCCGGTGGCCGATGACGGAACTCAGCCGAGGCTTGGCCCGTTGGGGCGGGTCGGTAGTGCCGGACGCGCTCGGTGAGTGGTCTTTTAGGGTCGAGGGCTGGTTCGACCCCTATGCCACCTGGCACCATGACGCGGTTATCAAGGTCGAAGCCGATGTTGACACCGACCTGATGCTGGAAATGGGTGCCAGGCTGCTGGAACAGGCGGCCACGGCCCTGGGCGGCGAGGCTCCGGCTAAAGGCCAAGGTGGCGGCAAACACGCCAAGGAATTGACCGATGGGCCGGCAGCGGACGGCCGCCAACTGCTGATTGAGGCCGCCGCCAAAATGCGCAACGGCGCCTTGCCGGCGGCCGAACGTCTGGCCGCCGGGGCTGGAGGTGAGGTCTTCGACCTGATGCGGGCCAAACCGTTGCGGCTGGATGTAACTAAATCGGCCACCTACCACCTGGTGGTGCAGCGCGAGCGGGCCTTGGTCGGTTCTTGGTATGAGGTTTTCCCACGTTCGGTTGGGGCGACCTTTTCACCTGAAACCGGTTGGGTTACAGGCAACTTCAAGACCCTGGCCGCCAACCTTGACCGGATTGCGGAAATGGGCTTTGACGTGCTCTATTTGACGCCAATCCACCCCATTGGAGCAACTAATCGCAAGGGCCGGAACAACTCGCTCAACGCCAGGCCAACTGACCCGGGTTCGCCTTACGCCATTGGCACCGCCGAAGGTGGGCATGACGCCCTGCACCCAGACCTGGGTAGCTTTGACGACTTTGACGCCCTGGTGGCTCGGTCGCGGTTGTTGGGCATGGAAGTGGCCATGGACATTGCCCTGCAATGCTCACCGGACCATCCCTGGGTCAAATCACATCCCGAATGGTTTATTCAGCGGCCAGACGGCTCGATCGCCTACGCCGAAAACCCGCCCAAGAAGTATCAGGACATCTACCCGCTGAGCTTCGACCAGGATCCGGATGGACTTTATCTAGAGATCTTGCGGATCATCAGGTTGTGGGTCAGCCATGGCGTGACGATCTTCAGGGTCGATAACCCGCATACCAAGCCGCTGGTCTTCTGGGAGCGGTTGATTGCCCAGATTGCGGCCGAGTCCCCGGATGTGATTTTCCTGTCCGAGGCTTTCACCAGGCCACCTATGATGCACACGCTGGCTTTGGTCGGCTTCCAGCAGTCCTATACCTATTTTGCTTGGCGTAACACTAAAGAAGAGGTCTGCGAATACCTCGAAGAGCTGGCCGGCGAATGGGGCAGCTTCATGCGGCCGAGCCTTTGGCCCACCACGCATGACATTTTGACGCCTTATATGCAGCAAGGCGGGCTGGCGGCGCACCGGATCCGGGCCATTTTGGCTGCTACGGGGGCGCCCAACTACGGCATTTACACCGGCTATGAGCTGGTCGAGGATGTCGCTAGGCCCGGGGCGGAAGAGGCCATTGACAACGAGAAGTACGAATACAAGATCCGCGACTTCAACACCCCGGTGGCTCAGGAGCTATCAGCCCTGCTGACGCTGCTCAACCGGATCAAACGGCAACATGTCGCCCTGCGACGGCTGCGCAATTTGACTATCCACACCACGACTGATGATTCGACCATTTGTTTCTCTCGCCACGTCCCGGCCGAGCATTCGCCTGATGGCAAAGCCGACACCATCGTGGTGCTGCTCAACCTCGATCCGCATTCCGTGCGCGAGGGCGAGGTTCAATTTGACCTTGAAGCCCTTGGCCTGGACCCGGATCAGGACAGTTTCGAAGCCTATGACCTGCTGTCAGACCAAGCCTTCACTTGGGGCGAGACAGCCTTCTTCCGGCTCGATCCAAATGGACAGGCCGGCCACGTAGTGCACGTACGCTAA